One Diospyros lotus cultivar Yz01 chromosome 1, ASM1463336v1, whole genome shotgun sequence genomic window carries:
- the LOC127801014 gene encoding uncharacterized protein LOC127801014 isoform X1 — protein sequence MCSRQTSSIFRNNSYFLHHSNRKIRDSMKFRCVLDQIVPKFAVSSSLSSVFTSANVIAAAAAAESGTVHSAVASAITHVAVTAVAIASGACLSTKVDFLWPKVEEQPGSLILDGVDVTGYPIFADAKVQKAIAFARKAHLGQLRKTGDPYLTHCIHTGKILAVLVPSSGNRAVDTVVAGILHDVVDDTCESLDSIEREFGDDVAKLVAGVSRLSYINQLLRRHRRVNMNGSSLGQGEAHNIRVMLLGMVHDPRVVLIKLADRLHNMRTIYALPLAKAQAVAQETLVIWCSLASRLGLWALKAELEDLCFAVLKPQVFRQMRADLALMWSPGNRASNLRRMSAKASLPVPSNEKGSVIDYERSAAIDEDNTSMRDLLQAVFPFDLLLDRRKRTNFLHNLEKCSKSQAKPKVVRDAGIALASLVVCEEALERELFISTSYVPGMEVTLSSRLKSLYSIYSKVMERKDVCIKKVYDARALRVIVGDKNGTLHGEAVQCCYSLLNIVHRLWTPVDGEFDDYIVNPKPSGYQSLHTAVQGPDNCPFEVQIRTQRMHEYAEHGLAAHWLYKETENKLSSLSSIDKSEAYFSDDMDQSSIEDDAFWKYSSLKAGHPLLRVDGSQLLAAVIVRVDKGGRELLVAVSFGLAASEAVAERRSSCQIKRWEAYARLYKKVTEEWWCEPGHGDWCTCLEKYTLCRDGIYHKQDQFERLLPTFIQVIDLTEREENEYWAVVSAVSEGKQVAAIMSNSSCHERRASKLSSSSSTESGINDKVQLLRTMLQWEEQLRSEAGDFESIPLGEVVIVCWPHGEILRLRSGSTAADAAIRVGLEGKLVSVNGQFVLPGTRLKDGDVVEVRV from the exons ATGTGTTCACGCCAAACCTCTTCGATCTTTCGCAATAATTCGTACTTTCTTCACCATTCGAATCGGAAAATTCGCGATTCGATGAAGTTCCGGTGCGTGCTTGATCAAATTGTGCCCAAATTCGCGGTGTCGTCGTCACTGAGCTCGGTGTTCACCTCGGCCAACGTGATTGCGGCGGCCGCCGCGGCGGAGTCGGGTACGGTACACAGCGCGGTGGCGTCCGCCATAACGCATGTGGCTGTCACCGCCGTTGCTATCGCCTCGGGCGCTTGTCTTTCAACTAAGGTCGATTTCTTGTGGCCGAAAGTGGAGGAGCAACCCG GCTCACTTATACTGGATGGAGTGGATGTAACTGGCTATCCTATATTTGCTGATGCGAAG GTGCAAAAGGCAATTGCATTCGCTAGGAAAGCTCACCTCGGACAGTTAAGGAAAACAGGAGACCCTTATTTGACTCACTGTATACATACAGGAAAAATCCTAGCAGTCTTAGTTCCATCAAGTGGAAACCGG GCTGTCGATACAGTTGTGGCTGGGATTCTCCATGATGTGGTTGATGATACATGTGAAAGTTTGGACAGCATAGAGAGAGAGTTTGGTGATGATGTAGCAAAGTTGGTAGCTGGAGTTTCCAGGTTAAGTTATATTAATCAG TTGTTAAGAAGACATCGCAGGGTAAACATGAATGGCAGCTCTCTCGGTCAAGGAGAG GCACATAATATACGAGTCATGCTGTTAGGCATGGTACACGATCCCCGTGTGGTGCTGATCAAACTTGCAGATCGTCTTCACAACATGAGAACCAT TTATGCTCTTCCCTTAGCCAAGGCTCAAGCAGTTGCTCAAGAGACGCTAGTTATTTGGTGCTCACTTGCTTCCAGATTGGGTCTATGGGCCTTAAAAGCTGAACTGGAAGATCTGTGTTTTGCAGTACTTAAG CCTCAAGTGTTCCGTCAAATGCGAGCTGACCTCGCTTTAATGTGGAGCCCTGGCAACAGGGCAAGCAATCTGCGAAGAATGTCTGCAAAAGCCAGCTTGCCTGTGCCATCAAATGAAAAAGGCTCTGTTATCGACTATGAAAGATCTGCAGCAATAGATGAGGACAACACAAGCATGAGG GATCTTTTGCAGGCTGTATTCCCATTTGACCTCTTGCTAGATCGTAGAAAGCGAACTAACTTTCTGCATAATCTTGAGAAGTGTTCAAAGTCTCAAGCAAAACCAAAGGTTGTAAGGGATGCTGGAATTGCTTTAGCATCATTGGTTGTTTGTGAGGAAGCCCTTGAGCGGGAACTATTTATATCTACTTC CTATGTTCCAGGGATGGAAGTGACTTTATCAAGCCGTCTGAAAAGCTTGTACAGTATCTACAGCAAGGTA ATGGAACGAAAAGATGTTTGCATCAAAAAAGTATATGATGCCCGTGCATTGAGGGTAATTGTTGGGGATAAGAATGGGACTTTACATGGAGAGGCAGTTCAGTGTTGTTACAGTCTTCTCAACATTGTTCACAG GCTTTGGACTCCTGTTGATGGTGAATTTGATGACTACATTGTTAACCCAAAGCCCAGTGGCTATCAG TCTCTTCACACCGCAGTACAAGGTCCTGATAACTGTCCTTTTGAAGTTCAGATAAGGACACAG AGGATGCATGAGTATGCTGAACATGGACTTGCTGCACATTGGCTTTATAAAGAAACTGAAAACAAGTTGTCTTCCTTAAGTAGCATTGATAAGTCAGAGGCATATTTCTCAGACGATATGGACCAAAGCTCTATTGAAGATGATGCTTTTTGGAAATATAGTTCCTTGAAAGCAGGGCATCCACTCCTCAGAGTGGATGGTAGTCAATTGCTTGCTGCTGTTATTGTCAG AGTCGATAAAGGTGGAAGAGAACTTCTTGTTGCTGTGAGCTTTGGACTAGCAGCTTCTGAAGCAGTAGCTGAAAGAAGATCGTCTTGCCAAATAAAACGATGGGAAGCTTATGCAAGGCTTTATAAaaag GTAACTGAAGAGTGGTGGTGTGAACCTGGACATGGAGATTGGTGTACTTGCCTTGAAAAGTACACACTCTGTCGAGATGGCATTTACCATAAG CAAGACCAGTTTGAGCGCCTACTACCAACCTTCATTCAGGTCATTGATTTGACAGAAAGGGAGGAAAATGAATACTGGGCTGTTGTGTCCGCTGTTTCTGAAGGCAAACAGGTCGCTGCCATCATGTCTAACTCCAGCTGCCACGAGCGGCGAGCCTCCAAACTTTCTAGTTCAAGTTCTACAGAATCTGGCATCAACGATAAG GTGCAACTGCTGAGGACAATGCTGCAGTGGGAAGAGCAGCTGCGGTCTGAAGCCGGTGATTTTGAATCCATTCCACTTGGTGAAGTGGTGATTGTGTGTTGGCCGCATGGTGAGATCCTGAGACTAAGAAGTGGTAGCACTGCTGCAGATGCTGCTATAAGAGTTGGGTTAGAGGGGAAGCTTGTTTCAGTAAACGGCCAGTTTGTACTGCCCGGCACCCGGCTCAAAGATGGCGACGTAGTTGAAGTCAGAGTGTAA
- the LOC127801014 gene encoding uncharacterized protein LOC127801014 isoform X2 produces the protein MCSRQTSSIFRNNSYFLHHSNRKIRDSMKFRCVLDQIVPKFAVSSSLSSVFTSANVIAAAAAAESGTVHSAVASAITHVAVTAVAIASGACLSTKVDFLWPKVEEQPGSLILDGVDVTGYPIFADAKVQKAIAFARKAHLGQLRKTGDPYLTHCIHTGKILAVLVPSSGNRAVDTVVAGILHDVVDDTCESLDSIEREFGDDVAKLVAGVSRLSYINQLLRRHRRVNMNGSSLGQGEAHNIRVMLLGMVHDPRVVLIKLADRLHNMRTIYALPLAKAQAVAQETLVIWCSLASRLGLWALKAELEDLCFAVLKPQVFRQMRADLALMWSPGNRASNLRRMSAKASLPVPSNEKGSVIDYERSAAIDEDNTSMRDLLQAVFPFDLLLDRRKRTNFLHNLEKCSKSQAKPKVVRDAGIALASLVVCEEALERELFISTSYVPGMEVTLSSRLKSLYSIYSKMERKDVCIKKVYDARALRVIVGDKNGTLHGEAVQCCYSLLNIVHRLWTPVDGEFDDYIVNPKPSGYQSLHTAVQGPDNCPFEVQIRTQRMHEYAEHGLAAHWLYKETENKLSSLSSIDKSEAYFSDDMDQSSIEDDAFWKYSSLKAGHPLLRVDGSQLLAAVIVRVDKGGRELLVAVSFGLAASEAVAERRSSCQIKRWEAYARLYKKVTEEWWCEPGHGDWCTCLEKYTLCRDGIYHKQDQFERLLPTFIQVIDLTEREENEYWAVVSAVSEGKQVAAIMSNSSCHERRASKLSSSSSTESGINDKVQLLRTMLQWEEQLRSEAGDFESIPLGEVVIVCWPHGEILRLRSGSTAADAAIRVGLEGKLVSVNGQFVLPGTRLKDGDVVEVRV, from the exons ATGTGTTCACGCCAAACCTCTTCGATCTTTCGCAATAATTCGTACTTTCTTCACCATTCGAATCGGAAAATTCGCGATTCGATGAAGTTCCGGTGCGTGCTTGATCAAATTGTGCCCAAATTCGCGGTGTCGTCGTCACTGAGCTCGGTGTTCACCTCGGCCAACGTGATTGCGGCGGCCGCCGCGGCGGAGTCGGGTACGGTACACAGCGCGGTGGCGTCCGCCATAACGCATGTGGCTGTCACCGCCGTTGCTATCGCCTCGGGCGCTTGTCTTTCAACTAAGGTCGATTTCTTGTGGCCGAAAGTGGAGGAGCAACCCG GCTCACTTATACTGGATGGAGTGGATGTAACTGGCTATCCTATATTTGCTGATGCGAAG GTGCAAAAGGCAATTGCATTCGCTAGGAAAGCTCACCTCGGACAGTTAAGGAAAACAGGAGACCCTTATTTGACTCACTGTATACATACAGGAAAAATCCTAGCAGTCTTAGTTCCATCAAGTGGAAACCGG GCTGTCGATACAGTTGTGGCTGGGATTCTCCATGATGTGGTTGATGATACATGTGAAAGTTTGGACAGCATAGAGAGAGAGTTTGGTGATGATGTAGCAAAGTTGGTAGCTGGAGTTTCCAGGTTAAGTTATATTAATCAG TTGTTAAGAAGACATCGCAGGGTAAACATGAATGGCAGCTCTCTCGGTCAAGGAGAG GCACATAATATACGAGTCATGCTGTTAGGCATGGTACACGATCCCCGTGTGGTGCTGATCAAACTTGCAGATCGTCTTCACAACATGAGAACCAT TTATGCTCTTCCCTTAGCCAAGGCTCAAGCAGTTGCTCAAGAGACGCTAGTTATTTGGTGCTCACTTGCTTCCAGATTGGGTCTATGGGCCTTAAAAGCTGAACTGGAAGATCTGTGTTTTGCAGTACTTAAG CCTCAAGTGTTCCGTCAAATGCGAGCTGACCTCGCTTTAATGTGGAGCCCTGGCAACAGGGCAAGCAATCTGCGAAGAATGTCTGCAAAAGCCAGCTTGCCTGTGCCATCAAATGAAAAAGGCTCTGTTATCGACTATGAAAGATCTGCAGCAATAGATGAGGACAACACAAGCATGAGG GATCTTTTGCAGGCTGTATTCCCATTTGACCTCTTGCTAGATCGTAGAAAGCGAACTAACTTTCTGCATAATCTTGAGAAGTGTTCAAAGTCTCAAGCAAAACCAAAGGTTGTAAGGGATGCTGGAATTGCTTTAGCATCATTGGTTGTTTGTGAGGAAGCCCTTGAGCGGGAACTATTTATATCTACTTC CTATGTTCCAGGGATGGAAGTGACTTTATCAAGCCGTCTGAAAAGCTTGTACAGTATCTACAGCAAG ATGGAACGAAAAGATGTTTGCATCAAAAAAGTATATGATGCCCGTGCATTGAGGGTAATTGTTGGGGATAAGAATGGGACTTTACATGGAGAGGCAGTTCAGTGTTGTTACAGTCTTCTCAACATTGTTCACAG GCTTTGGACTCCTGTTGATGGTGAATTTGATGACTACATTGTTAACCCAAAGCCCAGTGGCTATCAG TCTCTTCACACCGCAGTACAAGGTCCTGATAACTGTCCTTTTGAAGTTCAGATAAGGACACAG AGGATGCATGAGTATGCTGAACATGGACTTGCTGCACATTGGCTTTATAAAGAAACTGAAAACAAGTTGTCTTCCTTAAGTAGCATTGATAAGTCAGAGGCATATTTCTCAGACGATATGGACCAAAGCTCTATTGAAGATGATGCTTTTTGGAAATATAGTTCCTTGAAAGCAGGGCATCCACTCCTCAGAGTGGATGGTAGTCAATTGCTTGCTGCTGTTATTGTCAG AGTCGATAAAGGTGGAAGAGAACTTCTTGTTGCTGTGAGCTTTGGACTAGCAGCTTCTGAAGCAGTAGCTGAAAGAAGATCGTCTTGCCAAATAAAACGATGGGAAGCTTATGCAAGGCTTTATAAaaag GTAACTGAAGAGTGGTGGTGTGAACCTGGACATGGAGATTGGTGTACTTGCCTTGAAAAGTACACACTCTGTCGAGATGGCATTTACCATAAG CAAGACCAGTTTGAGCGCCTACTACCAACCTTCATTCAGGTCATTGATTTGACAGAAAGGGAGGAAAATGAATACTGGGCTGTTGTGTCCGCTGTTTCTGAAGGCAAACAGGTCGCTGCCATCATGTCTAACTCCAGCTGCCACGAGCGGCGAGCCTCCAAACTTTCTAGTTCAAGTTCTACAGAATCTGGCATCAACGATAAG GTGCAACTGCTGAGGACAATGCTGCAGTGGGAAGAGCAGCTGCGGTCTGAAGCCGGTGATTTTGAATCCATTCCACTTGGTGAAGTGGTGATTGTGTGTTGGCCGCATGGTGAGATCCTGAGACTAAGAAGTGGTAGCACTGCTGCAGATGCTGCTATAAGAGTTGGGTTAGAGGGGAAGCTTGTTTCAGTAAACGGCCAGTTTGTACTGCCCGGCACCCGGCTCAAAGATGGCGACGTAGTTGAAGTCAGAGTGTAA
- the LOC127801014 gene encoding uncharacterized protein LOC127801014 isoform X3 has protein sequence MRRQVQKAIAFARKAHLGQLRKTGDPYLTHCIHTGKILAVLVPSSGNRAVDTVVAGILHDVVDDTCESLDSIEREFGDDVAKLVAGVSRLSYINQLLRRHRRVNMNGSSLGQGEAHNIRVMLLGMVHDPRVVLIKLADRLHNMRTIYALPLAKAQAVAQETLVIWCSLASRLGLWALKAELEDLCFAVLKPQVFRQMRADLALMWSPGNRASNLRRMSAKASLPVPSNEKGSVIDYERSAAIDEDNTSMRDLLQAVFPFDLLLDRRKRTNFLHNLEKCSKSQAKPKVVRDAGIALASLVVCEEALERELFISTSYVPGMEVTLSSRLKSLYSIYSKVMERKDVCIKKVYDARALRVIVGDKNGTLHGEAVQCCYSLLNIVHRLWTPVDGEFDDYIVNPKPSGYQSLHTAVQGPDNCPFEVQIRTQRMHEYAEHGLAAHWLYKETENKLSSLSSIDKSEAYFSDDMDQSSIEDDAFWKYSSLKAGHPLLRVDGSQLLAAVIVRVDKGGRELLVAVSFGLAASEAVAERRSSCQIKRWEAYARLYKKVTEEWWCEPGHGDWCTCLEKYTLCRDGIYHKQDQFERLLPTFIQVIDLTEREENEYWAVVSAVSEGKQVAAIMSNSSCHERRASKLSSSSSTESGINDKVQLLRTMLQWEEQLRSEAGDFESIPLGEVVIVCWPHGEILRLRSGSTAADAAIRVGLEGKLVSVNGQFVLPGTRLKDGDVVEVRV, from the exons ATGCGAAG gCAGGTGCAAAAGGCAATTGCATTCGCTAGGAAAGCTCACCTCGGACAGTTAAGGAAAACAGGAGACCCTTATTTGACTCACTGTATACATACAGGAAAAATCCTAGCAGTCTTAGTTCCATCAAGTGGAAACCGG GCTGTCGATACAGTTGTGGCTGGGATTCTCCATGATGTGGTTGATGATACATGTGAAAGTTTGGACAGCATAGAGAGAGAGTTTGGTGATGATGTAGCAAAGTTGGTAGCTGGAGTTTCCAGGTTAAGTTATATTAATCAG TTGTTAAGAAGACATCGCAGGGTAAACATGAATGGCAGCTCTCTCGGTCAAGGAGAG GCACATAATATACGAGTCATGCTGTTAGGCATGGTACACGATCCCCGTGTGGTGCTGATCAAACTTGCAGATCGTCTTCACAACATGAGAACCAT TTATGCTCTTCCCTTAGCCAAGGCTCAAGCAGTTGCTCAAGAGACGCTAGTTATTTGGTGCTCACTTGCTTCCAGATTGGGTCTATGGGCCTTAAAAGCTGAACTGGAAGATCTGTGTTTTGCAGTACTTAAG CCTCAAGTGTTCCGTCAAATGCGAGCTGACCTCGCTTTAATGTGGAGCCCTGGCAACAGGGCAAGCAATCTGCGAAGAATGTCTGCAAAAGCCAGCTTGCCTGTGCCATCAAATGAAAAAGGCTCTGTTATCGACTATGAAAGATCTGCAGCAATAGATGAGGACAACACAAGCATGAGG GATCTTTTGCAGGCTGTATTCCCATTTGACCTCTTGCTAGATCGTAGAAAGCGAACTAACTTTCTGCATAATCTTGAGAAGTGTTCAAAGTCTCAAGCAAAACCAAAGGTTGTAAGGGATGCTGGAATTGCTTTAGCATCATTGGTTGTTTGTGAGGAAGCCCTTGAGCGGGAACTATTTATATCTACTTC CTATGTTCCAGGGATGGAAGTGACTTTATCAAGCCGTCTGAAAAGCTTGTACAGTATCTACAGCAAGGTA ATGGAACGAAAAGATGTTTGCATCAAAAAAGTATATGATGCCCGTGCATTGAGGGTAATTGTTGGGGATAAGAATGGGACTTTACATGGAGAGGCAGTTCAGTGTTGTTACAGTCTTCTCAACATTGTTCACAG GCTTTGGACTCCTGTTGATGGTGAATTTGATGACTACATTGTTAACCCAAAGCCCAGTGGCTATCAG TCTCTTCACACCGCAGTACAAGGTCCTGATAACTGTCCTTTTGAAGTTCAGATAAGGACACAG AGGATGCATGAGTATGCTGAACATGGACTTGCTGCACATTGGCTTTATAAAGAAACTGAAAACAAGTTGTCTTCCTTAAGTAGCATTGATAAGTCAGAGGCATATTTCTCAGACGATATGGACCAAAGCTCTATTGAAGATGATGCTTTTTGGAAATATAGTTCCTTGAAAGCAGGGCATCCACTCCTCAGAGTGGATGGTAGTCAATTGCTTGCTGCTGTTATTGTCAG AGTCGATAAAGGTGGAAGAGAACTTCTTGTTGCTGTGAGCTTTGGACTAGCAGCTTCTGAAGCAGTAGCTGAAAGAAGATCGTCTTGCCAAATAAAACGATGGGAAGCTTATGCAAGGCTTTATAAaaag GTAACTGAAGAGTGGTGGTGTGAACCTGGACATGGAGATTGGTGTACTTGCCTTGAAAAGTACACACTCTGTCGAGATGGCATTTACCATAAG CAAGACCAGTTTGAGCGCCTACTACCAACCTTCATTCAGGTCATTGATTTGACAGAAAGGGAGGAAAATGAATACTGGGCTGTTGTGTCCGCTGTTTCTGAAGGCAAACAGGTCGCTGCCATCATGTCTAACTCCAGCTGCCACGAGCGGCGAGCCTCCAAACTTTCTAGTTCAAGTTCTACAGAATCTGGCATCAACGATAAG GTGCAACTGCTGAGGACAATGCTGCAGTGGGAAGAGCAGCTGCGGTCTGAAGCCGGTGATTTTGAATCCATTCCACTTGGTGAAGTGGTGATTGTGTGTTGGCCGCATGGTGAGATCCTGAGACTAAGAAGTGGTAGCACTGCTGCAGATGCTGCTATAAGAGTTGGGTTAGAGGGGAAGCTTGTTTCAGTAAACGGCCAGTTTGTACTGCCCGGCACCCGGCTCAAAGATGGCGACGTAGTTGAAGTCAGAGTGTAA